From Medicago truncatula cultivar Jemalong A17 chromosome 7, MtrunA17r5.0-ANR, whole genome shotgun sequence, a single genomic window includes:
- the LOC11412327 gene encoding importin-11 isoform X1, with the protein MALSASDVAAMYSLLANSMNADHRLRGPAEEALAQSESRPGFCSCLLEVITAKDLASQVDVRLMATVYFKNSINRHWRQRRDSSGISNEEKVHLKQKLLTHLREESDQIAQMLAVIISKIARIDYPKEWSDIFLVLSQQLQSADTLASHRIFMILFRTLKELSTKRLTADQRNFAEISSQFFDYSWRLWQSDVQTLLHRFSVLSQNYNADDQHHELYLTCERWLLCSKIIRQLIISGFQSDSKCFQEVRPVKEVSPVLLSAIQSFLPYYSSFEKQYPKFWDFIKRACTKLMKILVAIQGRHPYSFGDKFVLSSVMDFCLNRITDPEPNLMSFEQFLIQCMVMIKSILECKEYKPSLTGRVVDEKGVTLEQMKKNISSAVGGVVTTLLPNERIVLLCNVLITRYFVLTASDLEEWYRNPESFHHEQDMVQWTEKLRPCAEALYIVLFENNGQLLAPVVVSLLQETMNNCPTTVTEITSALLLKDAAYGAAAYVYYELSNYLSFKDWFNGALSHELSNDHPNLFIIHRKVAVILGQWVSEIKDETKRPVYCALIRLLQGKDLSVRLAACRSLCLHVEDANFSEREFVDLLPLCWDSCFKLFEDVQEFDSKVQILNLISTLIGHVSQVTPFANKLVQFFQKVWEEASGESLLQIQLLVALKNFVIALGYQSPICYNILLPLLEHGIDINSPDEINLLEDSMLLWEATLSQAPSMVPQLLSYFSRLVEIMQRNFDHLQVAVNIIEDYIILGGNDFLSMHATNIANILDLVVGNVSDKGLLSILPVVDILIQCFPMEVPPLISNTLQKLIVICLSGGDDRDPSKTSVKASSAAILARLLVMNTNSLGQLASDPSTSQLLQTASIPVQENILLCLVDIWVDKVDNVSSIQKKTIGLALSIILTLRMPQVLDKLDQILSVCTSVILGRNEDLTEEESSGEMSSSTSPDEGTIPGKEFRKRQIKLSDRINQLSLEDSVRDNLQTCAAIHGESFNVAMSSMHPSALAQLKQALKMP; encoded by the exons ATGGCGCTTTCCGCCTCCGACGTGGCGGCGATGTACTCGCTCCTCGCCAATTCCATGAACGCCGATCATCGCCTCCGTGGCCCCGCTGAAGAAGCCCTTGCGCAATCGGAGTCAAGACCTGGCTTCTGTTCTTGCCTTCTG GAAGTGATTACTGCTAAAGATTTGGCGTCGCAAGTTGATGTGCGGTTAATGGCGACTGTGTATTTCAAAAACAGTATTAATCGTCACTGGCGTCAGCGCCGCGATTCTTC GGGAATTAGTAATGAGGAGAAAGTGCATTTGAAGCAGAAGTTGTTGACGCACTTGAGAGAAGAGAGTGACCAG aTAGCTCAAATGTTGGCAGTGATAATCTCCAAGATTGCTCGGATCGATTATCCCAAAGAATG GTCAGACATCTTTTTGGTTTTATCTCAACAACTTCAATCAGCAGATACTCTTGCCTCCCACAGAATCTTTATGATTCTATTTAGGACCTTAAAAGAGTTGTCTACAAAACGGCTTACCGCAGATCAGCGCAACTTTGCAGAG ATATCATCCCAATTCTTTGATTATAGCTGGCGCCTCTGGCAAAGTGATGTGCAGACACTACTGCATCGTTTCTCCGTTCTTTCTCAAAACTATAATGCCGATGATCAGCATCATGAACTTTATCTTACATGTGAGAGATGGTTGTTATGTTCAAAGATCATACGGCAATTAATTATTTCAGGATTTCAAAGTGATTCCAAGTGTTTTCAG GAGGTTCGGCCAGTCAAGGAAGTCTCACCTGTTCTCTTAAGTGCCATTCAATCATTTCTTCCATATT ATTCGTCTTTTGAAAAGCAGTATCCTAAATTTTGGGACTTTATAAAGAGGGCATGtaccaaattgatgaaaattttaGTTGCCATTCAGGGAAGACATCCTTACTCCTTTGGGGATAAATTTGTGCTTTCATCAGTCATGGacttctgtttgaatagaataACAGATCCCGAGCCAAATCTAATGTCATTTGAACAATTTCTCATTCAATGTATGGTGATGATTAAGAGTATTCTGGAATGTAAGGAATACAAGCCGAGTCTTACTGGTCGGGTGGTGGATGAAAAAGGAGTTACACTGGAGCAGATGAAGAAGAATATTTCCAGTGCAGTTGGTGGTGTTGTAACCACCCTTCTCCCCAATGAGCGAATAGTCCTTCTGTGTAATGTATTGATAACAAG GTATTTTGTTCTGACAGCAAGTGATTTGGAGGAGTGGTACCGTAACCCTGAGTCTTTTCATCACGAGCAGGATATGGTCCAGTGGACAGAAAAATTGAGGCCATGTGCTGAAGCTCTCTACATTGTATTGTTTGAAAATAATGGGCAA CTGCTAGCTCCTGTTGTCGTTTCTCTTCTTCAAGAGACCATGAACAATTGTCCGACTACAGTGACAGAAATTACTTCTGCATTGCTTCTTAAAGATGCTGCTTATGGTGCTGCTGCCTATGTTTATTATGAACTCTCAAACTATCTGAGCTTTAAAGACTG GTTTAATGGTGCTTTATCGCACGAACTTTCAAATGATCATCCAAACCTGTTTATTATTCATCGTAAAGTTGCGGTAATATTGGGACAGTGGGTTTCGGAG aTTAAAGATGAAACAAAAAGGCCTGTATATTGTGCACTAATCAGATTATTACAGGGTAAAGATTTATCTGTCCGG ctgGCAGCCTGTCGATCCCTGTGCTTACATGTTGAAGATGCAAACTTTTCAGAGAGGGAGTTTGTTGATCTTCTTCCCCTCTGTTGGGACTCATGTTTTAAGTTGTTTGAGGATGTCCAAGAATTTGATTCAAAG gttcagattttgaatttgatttctacCCTTATCGGACATGTTAGTCAAGTTACTCCATTTGCAAACAAGTTGGTGCAGTTTTTTCAAAAG GTTTGGGAGGAAGCTTCTGGTGAAAGTCTGTTGCAGATTCAGCTTCTGGTTGCTTTGAAAAACTTTGTGATTGCACTTGGTTATCAATCACCCATTTGCTACAATATACTACTGCCACTTCTGGAGCATGGAATTGATATTAATAGTCCTGACGAAATCAATCTTCTTGAAGATAGCATGCTG TTATGGGAGGCCACACTTTCCCAAGCTCCGTCAATGGTGCCTCAATTGTTATCATATTTTTCACGCCTTGTGGAGATTATGCAGAGAAACTTCGACCATTTGCAG GTTGCAGTGAACATAATTGAAGATTACATAATTTTGGGAGGAAATGACTTTCTAAGCATGCATGCTACAAATATTGCTAACATTCTTGATTTAGTTGTTGGGAATGTCAGTGACAAAGGCCTACTTTCTATTCTTCCTGTTGTCGATATCTTAATTCAG TGTTTCCCCATGGAAGTGCCGCCACTTATCAGCAATACATTACAA AAATTAATTGTCATATGTTTGAGTGGAGGAGATGACCGGGACCCCTCTAAAACATCTGTTAAAGCATCTTCTGCTGCCATCCTGGCAAGGCTTTTGGTGATGAATACAAACTCACTTGGTCAATTAGCATCAGATCCATCGACTTCTCAACTGCTTCAGACGGCATCTATCCCAGTTCAAGAAAATATACTTCTTTGTCTGGTTGACATTTGGGTTGATAAG GTAGATAATGTTTCTTCCATCCAGAAGAAGACAATTGGCTTAGCCCTCTCAATAATTCTGACGTTAAGGATGCCTCAAGTTCTTGACAAACTTGATCAAATTTTAAG TGTTTGCACTAGTGTAATTCTGGGCAGAAACGAAGACTTGACGGAGGAAGAGTCCAG TGGTGAGATGAGCTCCAGTACATCTCCTGATGAGGGCACTATTCCTGGTAAAGAATTCAGAAAAAGACAG ATCAAATTATCAGACCGTATAAACCAGCTGTCCCTTGAGGACTCTGTCAGAGATAATCTACAAACTTGTGCTGCTATTCATGGGGAATCTTTTAATGTTGCAATGAGCAGTATGCATCCATCTGCGTTAGCACAATTGAAGCAGGCATTAAAAATGCCATAG
- the LOC11412327 gene encoding importin-11 isoform X2 gives MILQEVITAKDLASQVDVRLMATVYFKNSINRHWRQRRDSSGISNEEKVHLKQKLLTHLREESDQIAQMLAVIISKIARIDYPKEWSDIFLVLSQQLQSADTLASHRIFMILFRTLKELSTKRLTADQRNFAEISSQFFDYSWRLWQSDVQTLLHRFSVLSQNYNADDQHHELYLTCERWLLCSKIIRQLIISGFQSDSKCFQEVRPVKEVSPVLLSAIQSFLPYYSSFEKQYPKFWDFIKRACTKLMKILVAIQGRHPYSFGDKFVLSSVMDFCLNRITDPEPNLMSFEQFLIQCMVMIKSILECKEYKPSLTGRVVDEKGVTLEQMKKNISSAVGGVVTTLLPNERIVLLCNVLITRYFVLTASDLEEWYRNPESFHHEQDMVQWTEKLRPCAEALYIVLFENNGQLLAPVVVSLLQETMNNCPTTVTEITSALLLKDAAYGAAAYVYYELSNYLSFKDWFNGALSHELSNDHPNLFIIHRKVAVILGQWVSEIKDETKRPVYCALIRLLQGKDLSVRLAACRSLCLHVEDANFSEREFVDLLPLCWDSCFKLFEDVQEFDSKVQILNLISTLIGHVSQVTPFANKLVQFFQKVWEEASGESLLQIQLLVALKNFVIALGYQSPICYNILLPLLEHGIDINSPDEINLLEDSMLLWEATLSQAPSMVPQLLSYFSRLVEIMQRNFDHLQVAVNIIEDYIILGGNDFLSMHATNIANILDLVVGNVSDKGLLSILPVVDILIQCFPMEVPPLISNTLQKLIVICLSGGDDRDPSKTSVKASSAAILARLLVMNTNSLGQLASDPSTSQLLQTASIPVQENILLCLVDIWVDKVDNVSSIQKKTIGLALSIILTLRMPQVLDKLDQILSVCTSVILGRNEDLTEEESSGEMSSSTSPDEGTIPGKEFRKRQIKLSDRINQLSLEDSVRDNLQTCAAIHGESFNVAMSSMHPSALAQLKQALKMP, from the exons ATGATACTGCAGGAAGTGATTACTGCTAAAGATTTGGCGTCGCAAGTTGATGTGCGGTTAATGGCGACTGTGTATTTCAAAAACAGTATTAATCGTCACTGGCGTCAGCGCCGCGATTCTTC GGGAATTAGTAATGAGGAGAAAGTGCATTTGAAGCAGAAGTTGTTGACGCACTTGAGAGAAGAGAGTGACCAG aTAGCTCAAATGTTGGCAGTGATAATCTCCAAGATTGCTCGGATCGATTATCCCAAAGAATG GTCAGACATCTTTTTGGTTTTATCTCAACAACTTCAATCAGCAGATACTCTTGCCTCCCACAGAATCTTTATGATTCTATTTAGGACCTTAAAAGAGTTGTCTACAAAACGGCTTACCGCAGATCAGCGCAACTTTGCAGAG ATATCATCCCAATTCTTTGATTATAGCTGGCGCCTCTGGCAAAGTGATGTGCAGACACTACTGCATCGTTTCTCCGTTCTTTCTCAAAACTATAATGCCGATGATCAGCATCATGAACTTTATCTTACATGTGAGAGATGGTTGTTATGTTCAAAGATCATACGGCAATTAATTATTTCAGGATTTCAAAGTGATTCCAAGTGTTTTCAG GAGGTTCGGCCAGTCAAGGAAGTCTCACCTGTTCTCTTAAGTGCCATTCAATCATTTCTTCCATATT ATTCGTCTTTTGAAAAGCAGTATCCTAAATTTTGGGACTTTATAAAGAGGGCATGtaccaaattgatgaaaattttaGTTGCCATTCAGGGAAGACATCCTTACTCCTTTGGGGATAAATTTGTGCTTTCATCAGTCATGGacttctgtttgaatagaataACAGATCCCGAGCCAAATCTAATGTCATTTGAACAATTTCTCATTCAATGTATGGTGATGATTAAGAGTATTCTGGAATGTAAGGAATACAAGCCGAGTCTTACTGGTCGGGTGGTGGATGAAAAAGGAGTTACACTGGAGCAGATGAAGAAGAATATTTCCAGTGCAGTTGGTGGTGTTGTAACCACCCTTCTCCCCAATGAGCGAATAGTCCTTCTGTGTAATGTATTGATAACAAG GTATTTTGTTCTGACAGCAAGTGATTTGGAGGAGTGGTACCGTAACCCTGAGTCTTTTCATCACGAGCAGGATATGGTCCAGTGGACAGAAAAATTGAGGCCATGTGCTGAAGCTCTCTACATTGTATTGTTTGAAAATAATGGGCAA CTGCTAGCTCCTGTTGTCGTTTCTCTTCTTCAAGAGACCATGAACAATTGTCCGACTACAGTGACAGAAATTACTTCTGCATTGCTTCTTAAAGATGCTGCTTATGGTGCTGCTGCCTATGTTTATTATGAACTCTCAAACTATCTGAGCTTTAAAGACTG GTTTAATGGTGCTTTATCGCACGAACTTTCAAATGATCATCCAAACCTGTTTATTATTCATCGTAAAGTTGCGGTAATATTGGGACAGTGGGTTTCGGAG aTTAAAGATGAAACAAAAAGGCCTGTATATTGTGCACTAATCAGATTATTACAGGGTAAAGATTTATCTGTCCGG ctgGCAGCCTGTCGATCCCTGTGCTTACATGTTGAAGATGCAAACTTTTCAGAGAGGGAGTTTGTTGATCTTCTTCCCCTCTGTTGGGACTCATGTTTTAAGTTGTTTGAGGATGTCCAAGAATTTGATTCAAAG gttcagattttgaatttgatttctacCCTTATCGGACATGTTAGTCAAGTTACTCCATTTGCAAACAAGTTGGTGCAGTTTTTTCAAAAG GTTTGGGAGGAAGCTTCTGGTGAAAGTCTGTTGCAGATTCAGCTTCTGGTTGCTTTGAAAAACTTTGTGATTGCACTTGGTTATCAATCACCCATTTGCTACAATATACTACTGCCACTTCTGGAGCATGGAATTGATATTAATAGTCCTGACGAAATCAATCTTCTTGAAGATAGCATGCTG TTATGGGAGGCCACACTTTCCCAAGCTCCGTCAATGGTGCCTCAATTGTTATCATATTTTTCACGCCTTGTGGAGATTATGCAGAGAAACTTCGACCATTTGCAG GTTGCAGTGAACATAATTGAAGATTACATAATTTTGGGAGGAAATGACTTTCTAAGCATGCATGCTACAAATATTGCTAACATTCTTGATTTAGTTGTTGGGAATGTCAGTGACAAAGGCCTACTTTCTATTCTTCCTGTTGTCGATATCTTAATTCAG TGTTTCCCCATGGAAGTGCCGCCACTTATCAGCAATACATTACAA AAATTAATTGTCATATGTTTGAGTGGAGGAGATGACCGGGACCCCTCTAAAACATCTGTTAAAGCATCTTCTGCTGCCATCCTGGCAAGGCTTTTGGTGATGAATACAAACTCACTTGGTCAATTAGCATCAGATCCATCGACTTCTCAACTGCTTCAGACGGCATCTATCCCAGTTCAAGAAAATATACTTCTTTGTCTGGTTGACATTTGGGTTGATAAG GTAGATAATGTTTCTTCCATCCAGAAGAAGACAATTGGCTTAGCCCTCTCAATAATTCTGACGTTAAGGATGCCTCAAGTTCTTGACAAACTTGATCAAATTTTAAG TGTTTGCACTAGTGTAATTCTGGGCAGAAACGAAGACTTGACGGAGGAAGAGTCCAG TGGTGAGATGAGCTCCAGTACATCTCCTGATGAGGGCACTATTCCTGGTAAAGAATTCAGAAAAAGACAG ATCAAATTATCAGACCGTATAAACCAGCTGTCCCTTGAGGACTCTGTCAGAGATAATCTACAAACTTGTGCTGCTATTCATGGGGAATCTTTTAATGTTGCAATGAGCAGTATGCATCCATCTGCGTTAGCACAATTGAAGCAGGCATTAAAAATGCCATAG
- the LOC11413621 gene encoding dnaJ protein ERDJ3A, translating into MTLSATTLIVTFAALCFLLQSEAKTIDPYKVLGVDKSASQREIQKAFHKLSLQYHPDKNKAKGAQEKFAQINNAYEILSDEQKRKNYDLYGDEKGNPGFEAGHPGGYGGPGGFNFRPGEQQWGRGDQGGSKSFSFSFGGGSGDSNSFGFGLDDLLGNFFGDFGSSFRSQSSQSGSKSSPKSFKAINSNIYNKEIVDEGMTWLLLSYSPSLRGIQHFESIIGEVAGTLQGALKVGSINCEKEVSFCKELGVYPRKGPRLFVYSYKENEKGSLVEYGGDLAVKDLKAFCQQHLPMFSKRTDLNQLDQFSTAEKLPRVLLLSTKKNTPVIWRVLSGLYRKRFAFSDVQVHDDSDSRVRKLGVDALPAILGWLPNGEKLILKTGVSVKDVKSGVQDLSKILDSFEKVSKKETSSQSKKEQADSEDKHIQLLSRTNFEALCGERTPVCVIGAFRSSKGREKLESLLTLVSQKSLSRKPNGSGSSKDSISYGLLDSSKQQSFLNAFDKTGYKSSDKLLIAYKPRKGKFTVFTGEMTVEEVENFISSVLSGDIPFRETHKKPVLK; encoded by the exons ATGACCCTTTCAGCCACCACATTGATCGTCACCTTCGCCGCCTTGTGTTTCCTTTTACAATCCGAAGCCAAAACAATCGACCCGTACAAG GTTCTCGGGGTTGATAAAAGTGCTAGTCAACGAGAAATTCAGAAGGCTTTTCACAA acTCTCTCTACAATATCACCCTGACAAGAACAAGGCTAAGGGTGCACAAGAGAAGTTTGCTCAGATAAATAATG CATACGAGATTTTATCAGATGAACAAAAGAGGAAGAATTATGACTTATATGGAGATGAGAAAGGAAATCCTGGATTTGAAGCTGGTCATCCGGGAGGTTACGGTGGTCCTGGTGGATTTAACTTCAGACCAGGGGAACAACAATGGGGTAGGGGTGACCAGGGAGGCTCTAAGTCATTCTCCTTTTCCTTTGGCGGCGGCTCTGGTGATTCAAATTCTTTTGGATTTGGTTTGGATGATCTTCTTGGAAACTTTTTTGGTGATTTTGGCAGTTCATTTAGGTCTCAATCATCTCAATCTGGGTCCAAGAGTTCCCCCAAAAGTTTTAAGGCCATAAATTCAAATATCTATAACAAAGAAATAGTCGATGAAGGAATGACTTGGCTTTTGTTATCTTATTCACCCTCTTTGAGGGGCATCCAACACTTTGAGTCCATTATAGGGGAGGTTGCTGGTACACTGCAAGGAGCTTTGAag GTTGGAAGCATTAACTGTGAAAAGGAAGTCTCATTCTGTAAGGAGCTCGGCGTATATCCGCGCAAAGGTCCAAGGCTTTTTGTTTATTCTtacaaagagaatgaaaaggGTTCTCTGGTGGAGTACGGCGGTGACTTGGCTGTCAAGGATTTGAAAGCTTTCTGTCAACAACACTTACCAATGTTTTCAAAACGGACTGACTTGAATCAACTTGATCAATTTAGCACTGCTGAAAAGTTACCTAGGGTGCTGCTTCTCTCAACCAAAAAGAACACTCCTGTAATTTGGCGTGTTCTTAGTGGCTTGTATCGCAAACGCTTTGCCTTCAGTGATGTACAG GTTCATGATGATTCTGATTCGCGAGTGAGAAAGCTAGGTGTTGATGCACTTCCAGCTATTCTAGGTTGGCTACCTAATGGAGAAAAGCTCATTCTGAAAACGGGGGTTTCTGTGAAAGATGTAAAATCTGGTGTACAAGATCTTAGTAAGATACTGGATAGTTTTGAGAAAGTAAGTAAAAAGGAAACATCAAGTCAGTCCAAGAAAGAACAAGCTGATTCAGAAGACAAACACATTCAGTTGCTTTCTCGGACAAACTTTGAGGCTCTTTGTGGGGAGAGAACTCCAGTATGCGTAATTGGTGCCTTTAGATCTTCCAAAGGAAGGGAAAAGCTAGAATCACTTCTCACTTTG GTCTCACAGAAGTCCTTGTCAAGAAAACCAAATGGAAGCGGCAGCTCTAAGGACTCCATTTCCTATGGTCTCTTAGATTCTTCAAAGCAACAATCCTTTCTAAATGCATTTGACAAAACAGGTTATAAATCATCAGATAAGTTATTGATTGCCTACAAACCTCGGAAAGGGAAATTCACTGTATTTACAGGTGAAATGACCGTAGAGGAAGTAGAGAATTTTATCAGCTCCGTTCTAAGCGGAGATATACCATTTAGGGAAACACATAAGAAGCCTGTACTCAAATAG
- the LOC11426427 gene encoding pyruvate decarboxylase 2, whose amino-acid sequence METMLGSLDIAKPTSNDVVSCKQQNSTATIQPSTAIATSDATLGRHLARRLVQVGVTDVFSVPGDFNLTLLDHLINEPELNLIGCCNELNAGYAADGYARSRGVGACVVTFTVGGLSVLNAIAGAYSENLPLICIVGGPNSNDYGTSRILHHTIGVPDFSQELRCFQTVTCFQAVVNNLEDAHELIDTAISTALKESKPVYISIGCNLPGIPHPTFSRDPVPFSLAPKLSNHMGLEAAVEAAAEFLNKAVKPVLVGGPKLRVAKASDAFVELADASGYALAVMPSAKGMVPEHHPHFIGTYWGAVSTAFCAEIVESADAYLFAGPIFNDYSSVGYSLLLKKEKAIIVQPDRVVVANGPAFGCILMKDFLKALAKRLKHNNAAYENYHRIFVPDGKPLKSAPKEPLRVNVMFQHIQQMLSRETAVIAETGDSWFNCQKLKLPEGCGYEFQMQYGSIGWSVGATLGYAQAVPEKRVIACIGDGSFQVTAQDVSTMLRCGQKTIIFLINNGGYTIEVEIHDGPYNVIKNWNYTGLIDAIHNGEGKCWTTKVFCEEELVEAIATATGPKKDSLCFIEVIVHKDDTSKELLEWGSRVSAANSRPPNPQ is encoded by the exons ATGGAAACAATGTTAGGATCTTTAGATATAGCAAAACCAACAAGCAACGACGTCGTTTCATGCAAACAACAAAACAGCACAGCAACGATCCAACCATCCACCGCGATCGCCACCTCCGACGCTACCCTCGGCCGCCACCTAGCACGGAGGCTAGTTCAGGTCGGAGTCACCGATGTATTCTCCGTTCCCGGCGACTTCAATCTCACACTTCTCGATCATCTCATCAATGAACCGGAGCTGAACCTCATCGGTTGCTGTAACGAGCTAAATGCTGGTTATGCGGCTGATGGTTATGCTCGGTCACGTGGCGTCGGTGCTTGTGTTGTTACTTTCACTGTTGGTGGGTTGAGTGTTCTTAATGCTATAGCTGGTGCTTATAGTGAGAATTTGCCGCTTATTTGTATTGTTGGTGGACCCAATTCTAATGATTATGGGACTAGTAGGATTCTTCATCATACTATTGGTGTTCCTGATTTTAGTCAGGAGTTGAGGTGTTTTCAAACTGTTACTTGCTTTCAG GCTGTGGTGAATAACTTGGAAGATGCTCATGAGTTGATTGATACTGCGATTTCAACTGCGCTGAAAGAGAGCAAGCCCGTTTATATAAGCATTGGCTGTAACTTGCCTGGTATTCCTCATCCCACTTTCAGCCGTGATCCTGTCCCCTTTTCACTCGCTCCCAA ATTGAGTAACCACATGGGGTTGGAGGCAGCAGTTGAGGCAGCAGCAGAGTTTCTTAACAAAGCAGTAAAACCTGTACTAGTAGGTGGTCCTAAACTGAGGGTGGCAAAAGCATCTGATGCCTTTGTCGAACTAGCTGATGCGAGTGGTTACGCACTTGCCGTGATGCCATCAGCTAAAGGGATGGTCCCTGAGCACCATCCTCATTTCATTGGAACTTATTGGGGTGCTGTGAGTACGGCATTCTGTGCTGAGATTGTAGAATCTGCTGATGCATACTTGTTTGCCGGTCCCATTTTTAATGACTACAGCTCTGTTGGGTATTCACTTCTTCTCAAGAAAGAGAAGGCAATCATTGTGCAGCCCGATCGGGTTGTGGTTGCTAATGGACCTGCATTTGGATGCATTTTGATGAAGGATTTCCTAAAGGCACTTGCAAAGCGTCTCAAACACAACAATGCTGCATATGAAAATTACCATAGGATATTTGTCCCAGATGGGAAACCTTTGAAGTCAGCACCAAAAGAACCTTTGAGAGTTAATGTTATGTTCCAACATATACAACAGATGTTGTCGAGGGAAACTGCTGTGATTGCTGAGACAGGGGACTCATGGTTTAACtgtcaaaaattgaaattgccCGAGGGATGTGG GTATGAGTTTCAAATGCAATATGGTTCAATTGGATGGTCTGTTGGTGCAACTCTTGGCTATGCACAAGCTGTCCCCGAGAAGCGAGTGATTGCTTGCATTGGTGATGGAAGCTTTCAG GTAACTGCACAGGATGTGTCGACAATGCTGAGGTGTGGTCAGAAAACCATCATCTTCCTGATAAACAATGGAGGATACACAATTGAGGTTGAAATTCATGATGGACCATACAATGTTATCAAGAACTGGAATTACACTGGATTGATTGATGCAATTCACAATGGTGAAGGAAAATGTTGGACTACCAAG GTATTCTGTGAAGAGGAATTAGTTGAAGCAATTGCAACAGCAACAGGACCAAAGAAAGATAGCTTATGTTTCATTGAAGTGATTGTTCACAAGGATGACACAAGCAAAGAGTTGCTTGAGTGGGGCTCCAGAGTCTCTGCTGCCAATAGCCGTCCTCCAAATCCTCAGTAA
- the LOC112416660 gene encoding uncharacterized protein: MVVFDINVSFPTNVFAILQHLDQQQKQIFNVTLWSIWKHRNNKAWNNITDTAQDICARAGSLLTSWRNAQNIRHPSPQNPSTPNDLKWVKPSPGRFTCNVDASFSQARNRVGIGVCIRDEEGRFVLAKTEWMTPLLDVELGEALGLLSAMHWVRDLQLGIVDFELDSKSVVDSLYGSTSGVSNFSAVINECRRLLASDLVTSDVRFIRRQANEVAHSFARVALRHASFHIHIRIPSCISTIILNEMQ, from the coding sequence ATGGTTGTCTTTGATATTAATGTCAGTTTTCCAACCAATGTATTTGCTATCCTACAACACCTGGATCAGCAGCAAAAGCAAATTTTCAATGTGACCCTTTGGAGTATTTGGAAGCATCGAAACAATAAGGCATGGAACAACATCACTGATACAGCTCAAGATATTTGTGCTCGTGCAGGTTCTCTTCTTACTAGCTGGAGGAATGCTCAGAATATTCGGCATCCTAGCCCTCAAAATCCTTCCACCCCGAATGATTTGAAGTGGGTTAAACCAAGTCCCGGCAGGTTTACTTGTAATGTTGATGCGTCCTTTTCTCAAGCTCGGAATCGGGTTGGTATTGGTGTTTGTATTCGCGATGAAGAAGGTCGTTTTGTTTTAGCCAAGACTGAATGGATGACTCCGCTCCTTGATGTCGAGTTGGGTGAGGCTTTGGGTTTGTTATCAGCAATGCACTGGGTTCGTGATCTGCAACTAGGTATTGTGGACTTTGAGCTTGACTCCAAAAGTGTGGTAGACAGTCTTTATGGTAGTACTAGTGGCGTCTCTAATTTTAGCGCAGTTATTAATGAATGTAGACGTCTGTTAGCTTCTGATTTAGTAACCTCTGATGTTAGGTTCATTCGGAGACAAGCCAACGAAGTCGCTCATAGCTTTGCTAGAGTGGCTTTGCGTCATGCTAGTTTCCATATTCATATTAGGATTCCATCTTGTATCTCTActattattttgaatgaaatgcaataa